The segment CACAACCTTTGGTTTTTGTCGGTGTTCGGCACGCTGTTCCTCACATTCGCCCTGGTCGCGCTGCTCATGGCGTCGGTCGGGCTCTATGCCGTCGTCGCGCAAAACACCGCGCGGCGCACCCGCGAGGTCGGCATCCGAATGGCGCTCGGCGCCACGGCGGGCCGGGTCGTGCGGCACATGCTGAGCCGCGGACTCGTTCAGCTCGCCGCCGGTCTCGTCCTCGGTCTCGCGAGTGCGTTCGCCGCCACGCGGCTGCTCGACCGTTTTCTGGGCCTGGTCTCACCGCAGGATCCGGCGACGTTTGCCGCCGTGCTGGCGTTGCTGAGCGCGATCGGCGCGTTGGCCAGCTGGCTGCCCGCGCGCCGGGCCGCGCACGTGGAGCCGACGACGGCACTGCGCGCCGAGTAACCTTCGGGATTCCCGATCGGACGCGCCCAATGTCTTCGTGCCGACCGTGTGCCGGCACCTTTTCGTTCGGGCGCCGCGGCTCGGCAGTCGCCGGCGCTTTCAGTGTTCTTTCCTGTCGGGCAACTTCACCCCGGCTTCCCGGAGGAGCGCATCCACGCTCTGCGCTTTGCCCGCGCCCGGAGACATCGGTTTCTTCGCACCCGCCCGCGCCGCGGCGAGCCGCTGTCCAGGCACGTTCATCCCGCACGGCGTGATGTGCGGCGGGGGCGTCACGTCTTCCGTGTGCTTCTTCTCGTCCAACAACCGCCGCGCCATCTCGCCGAGTCCGAGTCGCTGCATGGATTTTCGCAGCACCGTTTTCATCTCCGGTTTGTACCAGAAGAAGAAACTTCGCTGCTCCTGCTTCTCCTCCGGCGTGCGTGCCACGCACACCGGCTGCTGATCGTAAGGATGCACCCCCGTCGCGTAGATCTCCGTCGCGACGGTCATCGGCGTCGGCGTGAAATCCTGCACCTGCTCGAGCCGGAACCCGAGGTCCTTCGTCTTCAACGCCAGCTCGGCCATGTCCTCGGGTCGCGAGCCCGGATGCGAGCTGATGAAGTACGGCACGATCTGCGTCTGCGGCTTCCCCGCCTTCTGCACCGCGCGGTCGAACTTCTCCTTGAACTTGTAGAAAAGCTTGAAGCTCGGCTTCCGCATGACGCGCAGCACGTGATCGGAGGTGTGCTCCGGCGCGACTTTCAACCGGCCCGACACGTGATGCGCCGCCAGTTCCTCGACGTAGCGCTCGTGGCTCGCCTGCGCCTGCGGGGACGCCCCTTTCTCGTGCAGGAACAGATCGTAGCGAATCCCGCTGGTCACGAACGCATGCTTCACACCCGGCGTCTCGCGCACGGCCTGGTAAATTTCCAGCAGCGGCGTGTGATCCGTGTCGAGATTGCGGCAGACGTTGGGCCAGATGCAGCTCGGCCGGACACACTCGTCACAGATCCACTGCTCCTTGCCCTTCATCCGATACATGTTCGCCGACGGTCCGCCGAGGTCCGTGATCGTGCCGCGATAGTCCGGCATTTGCTTCACCTGTTCGACCTCGCGCAGGATGCTCGCCTTGCTGCGGCTGGCGACGAACTTGCCCTGATGCGCCGAGATCGTGCAGAAGCTGCACCCGCCGAAACACCCGCGGTGCAGGTTGATCGAGTGCTTGATCATCTCGTAGGCGGGGATCGGCCCGCGCTTGCGATACTTCGGATGCGGCAGCCGCGTGTAG is part of the Opitutus terrae PB90-1 genome and harbors:
- a CDS encoding YgiQ family radical SAM protein; amino-acid sequence: MPDATSTKIYLREPVWDPARWLPTTKDELDARGWDYVDVILVTGDAYVDHPSFGTAVVGRMIEREGFRVAILPQPNWRDDLRDFRKLGVPRLFFGVTAGCMDSMVNRYTAAKKLRSEDAYTPGGEHGFRPDYATVVYSRILKQLFPDVPVLLGGIEASLRRVTHYDYWSDTLKPGILEDSGADLLVYGMGELPLREILRLLKRGVPFSSLKTIPQTAVMLPAGAPVPKNQRWEDFALHSHEECAADRKLYAQNFKDIETESNRVKARRLLQPSGERLLVVNPPYPTMTEEQMDASFDLPYTRLPHPKYRKRGPIPAYEMIKHSINLHRGCFGGCSFCTISAHQGKFVASRSKASILREVEQVKQMPDYRGTITDLGGPSANMYRMKGKEQWICDECVRPSCIWPNVCRNLDTDHTPLLEIYQAVRETPGVKHAFVTSGIRYDLFLHEKGASPQAQASHERYVEELAAHHVSGRLKVAPEHTSDHVLRVMRKPSFKLFYKFKEKFDRAVQKAGKPQTQIVPYFISSHPGSRPEDMAELALKTKDLGFRLEQVQDFTPTPMTVATEIYATGVHPYDQQPVCVARTPEEKQEQRSFFFWYKPEMKTVLRKSMQRLGLGEMARRLLDEKKHTEDVTPPPHITPCGMNVPGQRLAAARAGAKKPMSPGAGKAQSVDALLREAGVKLPDRKEH